A genomic window from Chitinophaga pollutisoli includes:
- a CDS encoding geranylgeranylglyceryl/heptaprenylglyceryl phosphate synthase has translation MYRKIYNSFIERKAKGTKSFAVLIDPDKVTPDGIADLAGKCTESKVDYIFLGGSLVITDHLDDVVQQIKASCDIPVILFPGSPSQVSRYADALLYLSMISGRNPELLIGQHVVSAAAVKKSGLEVISTGYMVIDGGAPTTVSYISNATPIPADKDDIAMCTAMAGDMLGMKVIYMDAGSGARKPITESMIQRVSSQVEVPVIVGGGIRTAEKAYLNCKAGADIIVVGNAIEKDASLIREIADAVHSAPVNAAR, from the coding sequence ATGTACAGAAAAATATACAATTCCTTTATCGAGAGAAAGGCAAAGGGTACAAAATCATTCGCAGTTCTGATAGATCCGGACAAGGTAACGCCTGACGGGATTGCAGATCTGGCCGGCAAATGCACGGAATCGAAGGTGGATTATATCTTCCTGGGCGGTAGTCTTGTTATTACCGATCATTTGGATGATGTAGTGCAACAGATCAAGGCGAGTTGCGATATTCCGGTGATTCTGTTCCCGGGGAGCCCTTCCCAGGTTTCGCGTTACGCGGATGCCTTGCTTTACCTTTCCATGATTTCTGGCCGCAACCCGGAACTGCTCATCGGGCAGCATGTGGTTTCCGCCGCCGCTGTGAAGAAGAGCGGGCTGGAAGTAATTTCCACCGGCTATATGGTGATCGATGGCGGCGCCCCCACCACGGTGTCGTACATCAGCAACGCCACCCCCATCCCCGCAGATAAAGACGATATTGCCATGTGCACCGCGATGGCGGGAGACATGCTGGGCATGAAAGTGATTTATATGGACGCCGGCAGCGGCGCCCGCAAACCCATCACCGAAAGCATGATCCAGCGCGTATCCAGCCAGGTGGAAGTGCCGGTAATCGTTGGCGGAGGTATCCGTACCGCCGAAAAAGCATATTTGAATTGCAAAGCAGGCGCCGATATCATCGTGGTCGGAAACGCCATCGAAAAAGATGCTTCCCTGATCCGGGAAATCGCCGACGCCGTACACAGCGCCCCCGTAAACGCCGCCCGTTAA